From Gemmatimonadaceae bacterium, the proteins below share one genomic window:
- the nosZ gene encoding Sec-dependent nitrous-oxide reductase — translation MPLFSRSRLIAGALLLGAVGFGYACAGRSTASLAGSGANAQRVYVAPGAYDELYGFFSGGFNGQVGVYGLPSGRLLRLIPVFSQHAENGWGYSEETKPMLETSYGFIPWDDLHHTALSQTNGEDDGRWLFVNGNNTPRVARIDLTTFETSEILEIPNAAGNHASPFVTENSEYIVSSTRFSIPVPNRDVPIDEYKRFFKGQISFITANQPGKMDIAFQLIVPGFNYDLARAGKGPSAGWMFFSSYNSEQANTLLEVNASQNDKDYIAAVNYRTAEACARSGKGSRATVDYRHNFMDEFTRSAHSERKTSVLQITPAQCPGVMYFMPTPKSPHGADVDPTGEFIVAGGKLAATIPVHSAVKMLDAIKNKEFEGELEGIPVLKYEATIAGEVQEPGLGPLHTEFDGKGYAYTSMFLSSEIVKWKLGTWEVVDRAPTYYAVGHLMIPGGGTRKPYGRYAVAMNKITKDRYLPTGPELAHSAQLYDISGERMQLLLDFPTIGEPHYANAIDANLVRERQKRFYALAENRHPQAVRAERETGVERRGKVVHVRMSSIRSHFAPDNIEGVVVGDTVLFHVTNLEQDWDVPHGFAILGARNAELLVMPGETKTLRWVPEKPGVYPFYCTDFCSALHQEMQGYLRVSPAGTTIALTGTINRKRASAGGQ, via the coding sequence ATGCCTCTGTTCTCTCGTTCACGCCTGATCGCCGGCGCCCTGCTCCTCGGAGCGGTCGGCTTCGGGTACGCCTGCGCGGGCCGCAGCACGGCTTCGCTCGCCGGCAGCGGCGCCAACGCCCAGCGCGTCTACGTGGCCCCCGGCGCGTACGACGAGCTCTACGGTTTCTTCTCCGGCGGATTCAATGGACAGGTCGGGGTCTATGGCCTGCCCTCCGGCCGGCTCCTCCGGCTCATCCCGGTGTTCTCGCAGCACGCGGAGAACGGCTGGGGCTATTCCGAGGAGACGAAGCCGATGCTCGAAACGTCCTACGGCTTCATTCCCTGGGACGACCTGCACCACACCGCGCTCAGCCAGACCAACGGTGAGGACGACGGCCGCTGGCTCTTCGTGAACGGCAACAACACGCCACGCGTGGCGCGCATCGACCTCACGACCTTCGAGACCTCCGAGATCCTCGAGATCCCGAACGCGGCCGGCAACCACGCCTCGCCCTTCGTCACCGAGAACTCGGAGTACATCGTCTCCTCCACGCGCTTCAGCATTCCGGTGCCGAACCGCGACGTGCCGATCGACGAGTACAAGCGCTTCTTCAAGGGTCAGATCTCGTTCATCACGGCCAACCAGCCGGGCAAGATGGACATCGCCTTCCAACTGATTGTCCCGGGCTTCAACTACGACCTCGCCCGCGCCGGCAAGGGCCCATCGGCCGGCTGGATGTTCTTCTCCAGCTACAACTCCGAACAGGCCAACACGCTGCTCGAGGTGAACGCCTCGCAGAACGACAAGGACTACATCGCCGCGGTGAACTACCGCACGGCCGAGGCCTGCGCCCGTTCGGGCAAGGGTTCGCGCGCCACCGTGGACTATCGCCACAACTTCATGGACGAGTTCACCCGGTCCGCGCACTCTGAGCGCAAGACCAGCGTCCTGCAGATCACGCCGGCCCAGTGTCCGGGCGTGATGTACTTCATGCCGACCCCGAAGTCCCCGCACGGCGCCGACGTGGATCCCACCGGTGAGTTCATCGTCGCCGGCGGCAAACTGGCGGCGACGATTCCCGTGCACAGCGCGGTGAAGATGCTCGACGCCATCAAGAACAAGGAGTTCGAAGGCGAGCTCGAGGGCATTCCCGTGCTGAAGTACGAGGCCACGATTGCCGGCGAGGTGCAGGAGCCGGGTCTCGGCCCCCTCCACACGGAGTTCGACGGCAAGGGCTACGCCTACACGTCGATGTTCCTCTCCTCCGAGATCGTGAAGTGGAAGCTCGGCACCTGGGAGGTCGTGGACCGTGCGCCGACCTACTACGCGGTGGGCCACCTGATGATTCCGGGCGGCGGCACACGGAAGCCCTACGGCCGCTACGCGGTGGCGATGAACAAGATCACGAAGGACCGCTATCTCCCGACCGGACCGGAACTCGCCCACTCGGCGCAGCTCTACGACATCTCCGGCGAGCGGATGCAGCTGCTGCTCGACTTCCCGACCATCGGCGAGCCGCACTACGCCAACGCCATCGACGCGAACCTCGTGCGCGAGCGGCAGAAGCGCTTCTATGCACTGGCCGAGAACCGGCACCCGCAGGCGGTGCGCGCCGAGCGCGAGACGGGCGTCGAGCGCCGTGGCAAGGTCGTGCACGTGCGAATGAGCTCGATCCGCTCCCACTTCGCGCCGGACAACATCGAAGGCGTCGTGGTCGGAGACACGGTGCTCTTCCACGTCACCAACCTGGAGCAGGACTGGGACGTCCCGCACGGCTTTGCCATCCTCGGCGCACGGAACGCCGAACTGTTGGTGATGCCGGGTGAGACGAAGACGCTGCGCTGGGTGCCGGAGAAGCCCGGGGTCTATCCCTTCTACTGCACCGACTTCTGCTCGGCGCTGCACCAGGAGATGCAGGGATACCTGCGCGTGTCGCCGGCAGGCACGACCATCGCGCTGACGGGCACGATCAACCGCAAGCGCGCGTCGGCGGGAGGGCAGTGA
- a CDS encoding Rrf2 family transcriptional regulator: MRLTRHTDNALRALIYLGIHRDEGPARITDIARRMGMSQDHLAKVVARLAQLGYVETIRGREGGVRLAQQAQDINVGAVVRATEDNLNLVECFDPATNQCPIAPACALAPALDEALQAFFAVLDRYTLADLVAKPRALTRLLVA; the protein is encoded by the coding sequence GTGCGACTCACCCGCCACACCGACAATGCCCTGCGCGCCCTCATCTACCTCGGCATCCACCGCGACGAGGGGCCGGCCCGGATCACCGACATCGCCCGACGCATGGGGATGAGCCAGGACCACCTCGCCAAGGTGGTGGCGCGCCTCGCACAGTTGGGGTACGTGGAGACCATCCGCGGCCGCGAGGGCGGCGTACGGCTCGCGCAGCAGGCGCAGGACATCAACGTCGGGGCCGTCGTTCGGGCGACCGAGGACAATCTCAACCTGGTCGAGTGCTTCGATCCCGCGACCAACCAGTGTCCGATCGCGCCTGCGTGCGCGCTGGCACCGGCACTGGACGAGGCCCTACAAGCCTTCTTCGCGGTGCTCGATCGCTACACGCTCGCCGACCTGGTGGCCAAGCCACGGGCACTCACGCGCCTGTTGGTGGCCTAG
- a CDS encoding ABC transporter permease, translated as MPNRWIADLFVAWRSLRRNPGFLATTVGTLALAIGAAVGMFSVVNAVMLKPLPYPDSERLVVLQGSAPGMDLPERFALGVDFYLHYKERSQLIDGIFAFGGGTSTFRTDDRVERIEMAFPSWDMWQALRVSPQLGRVPTESDESVILISDRLWAEWFGRDPNIVGRTFFTAGAMRQVIGVMPRDFIFPDDGALLWVVSNFRPADVRPGNLGVPIIASLKPGVTTEQLATELTTISKELPERFGGSPNYARMIAAHRAVVTPALEVIVDPNVRTSLWVLLGAVGIVLLIACANVTNLFLVRVEGRQRDLAVRRALGAARGELVGLQLSEGVVVAVLAGVLAVGISAVTMPLLLRSAPDGIPRLSGVQLDGTVILAALGLVAVAAALCSLIPAYRASKPDLQRLREGGRTGTGRRHWGRDALVVGQTALALVLLIGSALLVRSFQQLRSVDPGYETKDLYTFQFAPEQPQLIDGPTWGALHLDFMDRIRVLPGVEMVGVVNNIPLDEGTGTVRYQTEGMSAEDAGTLLDRNFAGGDYFETMGISMLRGRNFTTSEAVTPNTSVIISQSAAERLWPGQDPIDQRLRRPGQPHIYQVVGVVEDVKQSDWRDEGEAIVYHPLTGPTPEFWAMGSPAYVVKSPRAASLTREIRDLVRQIAPEAPVYREYTMEFLSQRAMVQLRFTMLTLLVVSTLALVLGAVGLYGVLSYVVAERTREIGVRMALGATAGAVQRMVVGQGTRIVLAGVGLGIVAALLSTRAMRSILFGVSALDPAVFVVMSLMLLAVAMLAAFLPARRASTVDPMVSMRAD; from the coding sequence GTGCCCAATCGCTGGATCGCTGACCTGTTTGTCGCCTGGCGCAGCCTGCGTCGGAACCCCGGATTCCTCGCCACCACCGTCGGTACCCTGGCCCTCGCCATCGGCGCGGCCGTGGGGATGTTCAGTGTGGTGAACGCGGTGATGCTCAAACCGCTGCCCTACCCGGACTCCGAACGCCTCGTGGTGCTGCAGGGCAGCGCGCCCGGTATGGACCTGCCTGAGCGCTTCGCCCTCGGCGTGGACTTCTACCTGCACTACAAGGAGCGGTCACAGCTTATCGACGGCATCTTCGCCTTCGGTGGCGGCACGTCGACGTTCCGCACCGACGACCGCGTCGAACGCATCGAGATGGCCTTCCCGTCCTGGGATATGTGGCAGGCGTTGCGCGTTTCTCCGCAACTGGGGCGGGTTCCGACCGAGTCCGACGAGAGCGTGATCCTCATCAGCGACCGGCTCTGGGCCGAGTGGTTTGGGCGGGACCCGAACATCGTCGGGCGCACGTTCTTCACGGCCGGCGCGATGCGGCAGGTAATCGGCGTGATGCCGCGCGACTTCATCTTCCCGGACGACGGCGCGCTGCTCTGGGTGGTCAGCAACTTCCGACCCGCCGACGTGCGGCCCGGCAACCTTGGCGTCCCGATCATCGCGAGCCTCAAGCCCGGCGTCACGACGGAGCAGTTGGCCACGGAGCTCACCACGATCTCCAAGGAGCTGCCCGAACGCTTCGGCGGATCGCCGAACTATGCGCGGATGATCGCCGCGCATCGCGCGGTCGTCACACCGGCGCTCGAAGTCATTGTCGATCCGAATGTACGCACCTCACTCTGGGTCCTGCTGGGCGCGGTGGGCATCGTGCTGCTGATTGCCTGCGCCAACGTGACGAATCTCTTCCTCGTGCGCGTGGAGGGGCGGCAACGTGACCTCGCCGTGCGGCGTGCGCTCGGCGCCGCCCGCGGCGAACTGGTTGGGCTGCAGCTCTCGGAAGGCGTGGTTGTGGCAGTGTTGGCGGGGGTGCTCGCCGTCGGGATCAGCGCCGTCACGATGCCGCTGTTGCTGCGCTCGGCCCCGGATGGCATTCCGCGCCTCTCCGGCGTCCAGCTTGACGGTACGGTGATCTTGGCCGCCCTTGGCCTGGTCGCCGTGGCGGCGGCGTTGTGCAGCCTGATTCCCGCCTACCGCGCGAGCAAGCCTGACCTGCAGCGATTGCGAGAGGGTGGTCGCACCGGCACCGGCCGCCGGCATTGGGGGCGTGACGCGCTCGTGGTCGGCCAAACAGCGCTGGCGTTGGTGTTGCTCATCGGCTCGGCGCTGCTCGTGCGCAGCTTCCAGCAACTGCGCAGCGTGGACCCCGGATACGAGACGAAAGACCTCTACACCTTCCAGTTCGCGCCGGAGCAGCCGCAGTTGATCGACGGCCCGACCTGGGGAGCGCTGCATCTCGACTTCATGGATCGCATCCGCGTCCTGCCCGGCGTGGAGATGGTTGGCGTGGTGAACAACATCCCGCTCGACGAAGGCACCGGCACGGTGCGCTACCAGACCGAGGGGATGTCCGCCGAGGACGCCGGCACCTTGCTCGACCGCAACTTCGCGGGCGGCGATTACTTCGAGACAATGGGCATCTCGATGCTGCGGGGCCGCAACTTCACGACCAGCGAGGCGGTCACGCCGAATACCAGCGTGATCATCAGCCAGTCGGCAGCAGAGCGCCTCTGGCCTGGGCAGGACCCGATTGACCAACGCCTGCGGCGTCCGGGCCAGCCGCACATCTACCAAGTGGTCGGCGTGGTCGAGGATGTGAAGCAGAGCGACTGGCGCGACGAGGGTGAGGCAATCGTGTACCACCCGCTGACGGGACCGACCCCTGAGTTCTGGGCGATGGGCTCGCCGGCCTACGTGGTGAAGTCGCCGCGCGCCGCCTCGCTGACGCGGGAAATCCGGGACCTGGTGCGGCAGATCGCGCCGGAGGCGCCGGTCTATCGCGAGTACACGATGGAGTTCCTCTCGCAGCGGGCGATGGTGCAGTTGCGCTTCACGATGCTCACGTTGCTCGTCGTGTCCACGCTGGCGTTGGTGCTCGGCGCAGTGGGCCTCTATGGCGTGCTCTCGTACGTCGTGGCAGAGCGTACGCGCGAGATCGGTGTGCGGATGGCGCTGGGTGCGACCGCCGGCGCCGTGCAGCGCATGGTGGTCGGCCAGGGTACGCGGATCGTGCTTGCCGGCGTCGGACTCGGCATCGTGGCCGCCTTGCTCTCGACCCGGGCGATGCGCTCCATCCTCTTCGGCGTCTCGGCGCTGGATCCTGCAGTGTTCGTGGTGATGTCGCTGATGCTGCTGGCCGTTGCGATGTTGGCGGCGTTCTTGCCGGCCCGGCGCGCAAGTACCGTGGACCCGATGGTCTCGATGCGCGCCGACTAG
- the maf gene encoding septum formation inhibitor Maf has product MAREVSGLHVILASQSPRRRELLSLIGITHAVMPADINEDVRAGEEADAYTERLAREKALVIAGREPEAVVIAADTTVVVDGDILGKPLDAADARAMIRRLSGREHTVMTGIAVARGAAVHSAVEAVRVTFRPLTDSEIAEYVATGEPMDKAGAYGIQGYGATIVERVDGDYFSVMGLGLRRLVALLERHGIHYRFSDGLSAEPPR; this is encoded by the coding sequence GTGGCTCGAGAAGTGAGCGGCCTGCACGTCATCCTGGCCTCGCAGTCGCCGCGTCGGCGCGAGCTGCTCTCGCTGATCGGCATCACGCACGCCGTGATGCCGGCGGACATCAACGAGGATGTCCGTGCGGGCGAGGAGGCCGACGCCTACACGGAGCGTCTGGCGCGAGAGAAGGCGTTGGTGATTGCCGGCCGTGAACCGGAGGCCGTGGTCATTGCTGCGGACACTACGGTCGTCGTGGACGGCGACATCCTCGGCAAACCGCTCGACGCGGCGGACGCACGGGCGATGATCCGGCGGCTCTCCGGCCGCGAGCATACGGTGATGACCGGGATCGCGGTGGCGCGCGGCGCCGCGGTGCACAGCGCCGTCGAGGCGGTGCGCGTCACCTTCCGTCCGCTCACGGACAGCGAGATCGCCGAGTACGTGGCCACGGGCGAGCCGATGGACAAGGCGGGCGCCTACGGCATCCAGGGCTACGGCGCGACCATCGTCGAGCGAGTGGACGGCGACTACTTCAGCGTGATGGGGCTGGGCCTGCGGAGGCTCGTGGCGCTGCTCGAGCGCCACGGCATCCACTATCGCTTCTCCGACGGACTGTCCGCCGAGCCGCCGCGCTAG
- the dtd gene encoding D-tyrosyl-tRNA(Tyr) deacylase, giving the protein MRVLLQRVSRAEVRVDSRVTGKIDTGFCLLVGFTHTDSEEQCVWMADKVAGLRLFADDEGKMNRGLDNVDGAVLVVSQFTLYGDAAKGRRPSFIDAARPEVAIPLYERFVGLLRERGLRVETGEFGAMMDVELVNDGPVTLWLEK; this is encoded by the coding sequence ATGCGCGTCCTGCTTCAACGCGTCTCCCGTGCCGAGGTCCGCGTCGATTCCCGCGTCACGGGGAAGATCGACACGGGCTTCTGCCTGCTCGTGGGCTTCACACACACGGATTCGGAGGAGCAGTGCGTGTGGATGGCCGACAAGGTGGCGGGGTTGCGCCTCTTTGCCGACGACGAGGGCAAGATGAACCGCGGGCTGGACAACGTGGACGGAGCCGTGCTCGTGGTCAGCCAGTTCACGCTCTACGGCGACGCAGCCAAGGGACGTCGGCCGAGCTTCATCGACGCGGCGCGCCCGGAGGTCGCCATCCCGCTCTATGAGCGCTTCGTTGGCCTGCTGCGCGAGCGCGGCCTGCGCGTGGAGACTGGCGAGTTCGGCGCGATGATGGACGTCGAACTCGTGAACGATGGCCCCGTCACGCTGTGGCTCGAGAAGTGA
- a CDS encoding M20/M25/M40 family metallo-hydrolase has product MLRRIAALCALAALPLAAQQGARQATLTTAERFDRAYFAWDAGRYDEALVDLKAVLAASDADAWQDRVAELTGEIYQTVEVAKDARTPVWSADGRHLAYATGTGAAAKIVVVRNEAGFPVATEGTGVNVSFAPDGRSVAWLYRSAAGRPAIRWVPLGGGEAQDIPLDAASASSLTLLGTAPLRVALIVGDENASKIIVRDLTGNDGTWREVAVAGRNPIQILSSPNGRRALVTLGERSAFARFVPGFAGGARSDSFAEFTPTGLGAAMGGVSPVWARSSSAFAWIENGGEVARVRVKRDGEPTTAATLEGAFMNPALSPDGRTVVFGQMPREDWELFAVPADGSESPRRLTHEIQHDLFPQFISDERLLGVIGEGRHRRSYLYDLSTGDRTRLFHNNTVRTVAPEYEWEVSPDGSRVAIVSERDGDTVTPHRHLYVTDLGTKVPRTQLVARVDSMLGAERALRENGRRAFAPIAEQVRAAVAEVSTGRIYSYEKALFEFDSKHITQPGNWKATDWLLAQYQSFGLDAHLQRFTTLQGGEIPVANVVATVKGTVNPELIYVVGAHFDSRAEGPGADDNTSGTAMILEAARVLAKRPLPATVMFVAFTGEESGLRGAREFGRRMKDSIHVVGALNNDMMGWSNDSRMDNTIRYSNTGIRDIQHAAAIQFSELITYDAFYYKSTDAHALYDAWGDIVGGIGSYPILGNPHYHQVHDVLETINHRQLAETSKTTIATIMLLASSPSRLVGLTAAGKTATWERAVEKEITGYIVRYGPASNPMQYTSRVTNPRITLNSLQPGWHIAVKAVNAKGMEGWDWARAVVQ; this is encoded by the coding sequence ATGCTGCGTCGAATTGCCGCCCTCTGCGCGCTCGCTGCACTCCCGCTCGCTGCCCAGCAGGGCGCGCGGCAGGCCACCCTCACGACCGCCGAGCGCTTCGACCGCGCGTATTTCGCCTGGGATGCGGGGCGCTACGACGAGGCGCTCGTGGACCTCAAGGCGGTCTTGGCCGCGTCTGATGCCGATGCCTGGCAAGATCGCGTCGCCGAGCTCACGGGCGAGATCTATCAGACCGTCGAGGTCGCCAAGGACGCCCGCACGCCGGTGTGGTCGGCGGACGGACGGCATCTCGCGTACGCGACCGGCACCGGCGCCGCCGCCAAGATCGTCGTCGTGCGCAACGAGGCTGGGTTCCCCGTCGCGACCGAAGGGACAGGCGTCAACGTCAGCTTCGCTCCCGACGGACGCTCCGTGGCTTGGCTCTATCGCTCGGCCGCCGGCCGGCCCGCCATTCGGTGGGTGCCACTCGGTGGCGGCGAGGCGCAGGATATCCCACTCGACGCGGCCTCGGCGAGTTCGCTCACGCTGTTGGGAACGGCACCGCTGCGCGTGGCCCTGATCGTCGGCGACGAGAACGCCTCCAAAATCATCGTGCGAGACCTCACCGGCAACGACGGCACCTGGCGTGAAGTCGCGGTGGCTGGTCGCAACCCCATCCAGATTCTGTCGTCGCCGAACGGTCGGCGTGCGCTGGTGACGCTTGGAGAGCGCAGCGCCTTCGCGCGCTTCGTGCCCGGCTTCGCCGGCGGCGCGCGCAGCGACAGCTTTGCCGAGTTCACGCCGACAGGTCTCGGCGCGGCGATGGGTGGCGTGAGCCCTGTGTGGGCGCGCAGCAGTTCGGCATTCGCGTGGATTGAGAACGGTGGCGAAGTGGCCCGTGTGCGCGTGAAGCGCGACGGCGAGCCCACGACCGCGGCGACGCTCGAGGGTGCGTTCATGAATCCCGCGTTGTCGCCCGACGGCCGCACCGTCGTCTTCGGCCAGATGCCGCGCGAGGACTGGGAGCTGTTCGCCGTGCCCGCCGACGGCAGCGAGTCACCGCGACGCCTCACGCACGAGATCCAGCACGACCTCTTCCCGCAGTTCATCTCCGACGAGCGCCTGCTCGGCGTCATCGGCGAGGGTCGACATCGCCGCTCGTACCTGTACGACCTGAGTACCGGCGACCGGACGCGGCTCTTCCACAACAACACCGTGCGCACCGTCGCGCCGGAGTACGAGTGGGAGGTGAGTCCGGACGGGTCCCGCGTCGCCATCGTCTCCGAGCGCGACGGCGACACCGTGACGCCGCATCGCCATCTCTACGTGACGGACCTCGGCACCAAGGTGCCGCGCACGCAGCTGGTGGCGCGGGTGGACTCGATGCTGGGCGCCGAGCGGGCGTTGCGCGAGAACGGACGCCGTGCATTCGCGCCGATCGCCGAGCAGGTGCGCGCCGCGGTAGCCGAGGTGAGCACCGGCCGCATCTATTCGTACGAGAAGGCGCTGTTCGAATTCGACTCCAAGCACATCACCCAGCCCGGCAACTGGAAGGCCACCGACTGGTTGCTTGCGCAGTACCAGAGCTTCGGGCTGGATGCGCATCTCCAGCGCTTCACCACGCTGCAGGGCGGGGAGATCCCGGTCGCGAATGTCGTGGCGACGGTGAAGGGCACGGTGAACCCTGAGCTGATCTATGTGGTCGGCGCGCACTTCGACTCGCGTGCCGAGGGCCCCGGTGCCGACGACAACACGTCTGGCACGGCGATGATCCTCGAGGCGGCGCGCGTGTTGGCCAAGCGCCCGCTGCCCGCCACGGTGATGTTCGTGGCCTTCACCGGCGAGGAATCCGGCCTCCGCGGCGCCCGCGAGTTCGGCCGCCGGATGAAGGACTCGATCCACGTGGTCGGTGCGCTGAACAACGACATGATGGGCTGGTCCAACGATTCGCGGATGGACAACACCATCCGCTACTCGAACACGGGGATCCGCGACATCCAGCACGCCGCGGCCATCCAGTTCTCCGAGCTCATCACCTACGACGCCTTCTACTACAAGAGCACGGACGCCCACGCGCTCTACGACGCCTGGGGCGACATCGTCGGCGGCATCGGCTCGTACCCGATCCTCGGCAACCCGCACTACCACCAGGTGCACGACGTCCTGGAAACGATCAACCATCGCCAGTTGGCCGAGACGTCGAAGACGACGATCGCGACCATCATGCTGCTGGCGTCGAGCCCGTCGCGGCTCGTCGGACTCACGGCCGCCGGCAAGACGGCGACCTGGGAGCGGGCGGTGGAGAAGGAGATCACCGGCTACATCGTGCGCTACGGTCCCGCGTCGAACCCGATGCAGTACACGTCGCGCGTCACCAACCCGCGCATCACGCTCAACTCGCTGCAGCCGGGCTGGCACATCGCGGTGAAGGCGGTGAACGCGAAGGGGATGGAGGGCTGGGACTGGGCGCGGGCGGTTGTGCAATGA
- the glmS gene encoding glutamine--fructose-6-phosphate transaminase (isomerizing): protein MCGIVGYIGPKQALPFLIEGLKRLEYRGYDSAGVALFDGEGLETRRAAGKIAKLEGALSANPVTGKVGIAHTRWATHGPPTERNAHPHLSTDETVAVVHNGIIENSNVLRQQLIKLGHTFRSDTDTETLAHLVQELFAGSLEEAVAATLRQVEGTFGIAVVSSKDPEKIVAARKGSPLLVGVGEGEYFLASDASAILAHTRQVVYLDDGDLAVLTPTGYKVMDINHTPVRRSVEHIEWDLAAIERGGFDHFMLKEIFEQPQTIENTMRGRLVLEDGTSKLGGINMSHDDLMNIDQVVITACGTSWHSALIGEMLIEDFARIPTEVEYASEYRYRNPIVSSRTLCIVISQSGETADTLAAMREAKRRGAKTLGFVNVVGSTIAREDDGGVYLHAGPEIGVASTKAFTSQVIALALLALKLGRKRTVSVMRGKSFAQAMHALPAQVQGILDRAAEIEKIAEQYKDAKNFLYLGRGYNFPTALEGALKLKEISYIHAEGYPAAEMKHGPIALIDENMPVVFIAPHDAVFEKVVSNIQEVKARHGKTIVITSRDEPALAGLIDHEIRVPETLDALTPILASVPLQLLAYYIAVKRGANVDQPRNLAKSVTVE from the coding sequence ATGTGCGGTATCGTCGGCTACATCGGCCCCAAGCAGGCCCTTCCGTTCCTCATTGAGGGGTTGAAGCGCCTCGAGTACCGCGGCTACGACTCCGCCGGCGTCGCGCTCTTCGACGGCGAGGGGTTGGAAACCCGCCGCGCGGCCGGCAAGATCGCCAAGCTCGAAGGCGCGCTCTCTGCCAACCCGGTGACCGGCAAGGTCGGCATCGCGCATACGCGATGGGCCACGCACGGTCCGCCGACGGAGCGCAACGCGCATCCGCACCTCTCCACGGACGAGACCGTGGCCGTGGTGCACAACGGCATCATCGAGAACTCGAACGTGCTGCGGCAGCAGCTGATCAAGCTGGGCCACACCTTCCGCTCGGACACGGACACCGAAACCCTCGCCCATCTGGTGCAGGAGCTCTTCGCGGGCTCGCTCGAAGAGGCCGTGGCGGCGACGCTGCGCCAGGTCGAGGGCACGTTTGGCATCGCGGTGGTCTCCAGCAAGGATCCCGAGAAAATCGTCGCGGCGCGCAAGGGCAGCCCGCTGCTGGTCGGCGTCGGCGAGGGCGAGTACTTCCTCGCCTCCGACGCCTCGGCCATCCTCGCGCACACGCGGCAGGTGGTCTACCTCGACGACGGCGACCTCGCGGTGCTTACGCCGACGGGCTACAAGGTGATGGACATCAACCACACGCCGGTGCGCCGGTCGGTGGAGCACATCGAGTGGGACCTGGCCGCCATCGAGCGCGGCGGTTTCGACCACTTCATGCTGAAGGAGATCTTCGAGCAGCCGCAGACCATCGAGAACACGATGCGCGGCCGCCTCGTGCTCGAGGACGGGACGTCGAAGCTCGGCGGCATCAACATGAGCCACGACGACCTGATGAACATCGACCAGGTCGTCATCACGGCCTGCGGCACCAGCTGGCACTCGGCGCTCATCGGCGAGATGCTGATCGAAGACTTCGCGCGCATCCCCACCGAGGTGGAGTACGCGTCGGAGTACCGGTATCGCAACCCGATCGTGTCGAGCCGCACGCTCTGCATCGTCATCTCGCAGTCGGGCGAGACGGCGGACACGCTGGCGGCGATGCGCGAGGCCAAGCGCCGCGGCGCCAAGACGCTCGGCTTCGTCAACGTGGTCGGTTCGACGATTGCCCGCGAGGACGACGGTGGCGTGTACCTGCACGCGGGTCCGGAGATCGGCGTGGCGTCCACCAAGGCGTTCACCAGCCAGGTGATTGCGCTGGCACTGCTCGCGCTCAAGCTGGGCCGCAAGCGCACGGTGAGCGTTATGCGCGGCAAGAGCTTCGCGCAGGCGATGCACGCGCTGCCGGCCCAGGTGCAGGGCATCCTCGACCGCGCAGCGGAGATCGAGAAGATCGCCGAGCAATACAAGGACGCGAAGAACTTCCTGTACCTGGGTCGTGGCTACAACTTCCCGACCGCTCTTGAGGGCGCGCTCAAGCTCAAGGAGATCAGCTATATCCACGCCGAGGGGTATCCGGCCGCGGAGATGAAGCACGGTCCGATTGCGCTGATCGACGAGAACATGCCGGTGGTGTTCATCGCGCCGCACGATGCGGTGTTCGAGAAGGTGGTCTCGAACATCCAGGAGGTGAAGGCGCGCCACGGCAAGACAATCGTCATCACGAGTCGCGACGAGCCGGCGCTGGCTGGTTTGATTGACCACGAGATCCGCGTTCCCGAGACGCTCGACGCGCTGACGCCGATTCTGGCTTCTGTGCCGTTGCAGCTGCTGGCGTACTACATCGCGGTGAAGCGTGGGGCCAATGTGGACCAGCCGCGCAATCTGGCCAAGTCGGTGACGGTGGAGTAA